In the genome of Tetrapisispora phaffii CBS 4417 chromosome 14, complete genome, one region contains:
- the CCT8 gene encoding chaperonin-containing T-complex subunit CCT8 (similar to Saccharomyces cerevisiae CCT8 (YJL008C); ancestral locus Anc_5.246), whose amino-acid sequence MSLKLPQNPNAGLFKQGYNSYSNADGQINKSIAAIREIHQMCLSSIGPCGRNKVIINHLGKIIITNDAATMLRELDIIHPAVRVLVMATEQQKIDMGDCTNLVMVLAAELLNVAEKLISLGLSPIEIIQGYNMAKNFTFKELDSMVVNEIEDRNDKLELKKILKPVIASKQYGSEDLLSDLVADAVAHVLPKNVPSGQIPFFNVDSVRVVKIMGGSLNNSTVIKGMVFNREPEGHLKSLPAGIKHKVAVFTCPLDIANTETKGTVLLHNAEEMLNFSKDEEKQIDNMMKEIADMGVTCVVAGAGVGELALHYLNRYNILVLKVPSKFELRRICRVCGATPLPRLGAPTPEEIGIIETVKTMEIGGDRVTIFQQESGEITRTATIILRGATQNNLDDIERAIDDGVAVIKGLMKPDGGKLLPGAGATEIELVSRITKYGERTPGLLQLAIKQFALAFEVIPRTLAETAGLDVNEVLPNLYSAHNVTNDEEHNDIDHLCKGVQLDGESADGVTDIREEGIYDALAAKKFAINVATEAANTVLSIDQIIMAKRAGGPAPPSRPKPGNWDQDD is encoded by the coding sequence TGGTCCGTGTGGTAGAAATAAGgttattattaatcatTTGGgcaaaatcattattactAACGACGCTGCCACCATGTTAAGAGAACTAGATATTATCCATCCTGCTGTCAGGGTGTTGGTTATGGCTACTGAACAACAGAAAATTGATATGGGTGATTGTACTAATCTCGTCATGGTTCTTGCTGCTGAGTTGTTGAACGTTGCTGAAAAACTGATCTCTCTAGGTCTATCTCCAATTGAAATCATCCAGGGTTATAATATGGCTAAGAACTTTACTTTCAAAGAGCTAGATTCAATGGTGGTTAATGAAATCGAGGATAGGAACGATAAACTAgagttgaagaaaattcTGAAACCAGTCATCGCCTCAAAGCAGTACGGCTCCGAAGACTTACTAAGTGATTTGGTCGCCGATGCTGTGGCTCATGTTCTTCCAAAGAATGTTCCAAGTGGCCAAATTccttttttcaatgttgATTCCGTCAGAGTGGTCAAGATTATGGGTGGTTCTTTGAACAACTCAACTGTCATCAAAGGTATGGTATTCAACCGCGAACCTGAGGGTCATCTGAAGTCTTTACCAGCCGGTATCAAGCACAAAGTCGCTGTTTTCACTTGTCCCCTAGATATTGCAAACACAGAGACAAAAGGCACCGTTCTATTACACAATGCGGAGGAAATGTTGAATTTCTcaaaagatgaagaaaaacaGATCGACAACATGATGAAAGAAATCGCCGATATGGGCGTCACTTGTGTTGTTGCAGGTGCAGGTGTCGGTGAATTAGCTTTACACTATTTGAATAGATACAATATTTTGGTCTTGAAGGTGCCAAGTAAATTCGAACTGAGAAGAATATGTAGAGTTTGTGGGGCTACTCCATTACCAAGACTGGGTGCTCCAACTCCAGAAGAAATTGGTATTATTGAGACAGTCAAGACTATGGAAATTGGTGGTGACAGAGTTACTATTTTCCAACAAGAATCAGGTGAAATTACTAGAACTGCCACAATTATCTTAAGAGGTGCTACACAAAATAACTTAGACGATATCGAAAGAGCTATCGACGACGGTGTTGCTGTCATTAAAGGTTTGATGAAACCAGATGGTGGTAAGTTATTACCAGGTGCCGGTGCCACTGAAATCGAATTGGTTTCaagaattacaaaatacGGTGAGAGAACCCCAGGTTTATTACAGTTAGCTATAAAACAATTTGCACTAGCATTCGAAGTCATTCCACGTACTTTGGCTGAGACTGCCGGTCTTGATGTGAACGAAGTACTACCAAACTTATATTCTGCACACAACGTTACAAACGACGAAGAACATAATGATATCGACCATTTATGTAAAGGTGTCCAGTTAGACGGCGAATCAGCAGATGGCGTAACAGACATTAGAGAAGAAGGCATTTACGATGCACTAGCAGCTAAGAAATTTGCCATTAACGTTGCCACAGAAGCTGCCAACACAGTGCTGTCCATCGATCAAATTATTATGGCAAAGAGAGCAGGTGGTCCAGCCCCTCCAAGCCGTCCAAAGCCAGGCAACTGGGATCAAGAtgattaa
- the NOP9 gene encoding RNA-binding RNA processing protein NOP9 (similar to Saccharomyces cerevisiae YJL010C; ancestral locus Anc_5.247) translates to MAKPRGRKLIQQQQKDQFDPSSKESKSTISTRDYEEYKDEQTDGSPADPQMFFGVLDREELEYFKQIESTLALDAFESPEEKSHMVSNVLQEAKGKELKLVTSQICSKLMERVILESDDAQLKSIFKTFNGFFYNLSCHKYASHVLETLFVRSAALVEKELVTPSFDDNQDDSGEYGSMENMFLFMINELKPHFKEMICNQYASHSFRLLLLILSSKTLPSSTKNNSILRSRRSKIARKMIDIKDNEDFNKVYQTPGSFKAELGQILSSLYKDYTNNAPSRKEINPSVRTSFRELCIDKVASSVIQLLIQIEGIFDRDRSFWRLIFNTDDKADPKEESFIEYLLSDAVGSHFFETVIGLGKTKYVERLYNIYIKERIGKLAKRDATGAFVVQALLKTLKPKEVKEILDIIVPELSMLLNSNMDFGTAIIDASNKNGHYLKEEIIEQLVKKFYSKDSENRNILESCLMLSSSTLGNTKDDWPTSEERRRSLFLEELIIYDDKFLDITVDSMLALPAERLLQMCYHGVFSHVVESILVTKKVEIIKRKLLLNVLCKDVVNMSCNAYGSHVMDKLWEFTAKLALYKERIANALVAESEKVKNSTYGRQVWKNWSLELFVRRRFDWKSIVREQDEELFPNSKPLQPTPKGNGFKGNNNRNNFNKRPYENNRENDSSYKRSRK, encoded by the coding sequence ATGGCAAAACCAAGAGGTAGAAAGTTGATTcagcaacaacaaaaagATCAATTTGATCCTTCAAGTAAAGAATCTAAGAGTACTATATCCACTCGTGACTATGAAGAATATAAAGATGAGCAAACAGATGGTAGTCCAGCTGATCCTCAGATGTTTTTTGGTGTTTTGGATAGAGAAGAATTGGAATACTTCAAACAAATTGAATCTACTCTGGCGTTAGATGCTTTTGAATCTCCAGAAGAGAAAAGTCATATGGTCTCAAATGTGTTACAAGAAGCTAAAGgtaaagaattaaaattagtTACTTCTCAAATTTGTTCAAAGTTAATGGAAAGAGTTATCCTGGAAAGTGACGATGCTCAATTGAAAAGTATTTTTAAGACATTTAATGGATTTTTCTATAATCTATCTTGTCATAAATATGCTTCTCATGTTCTAGAAACTTTATTTGTAAGAAGTGCTGCTTTAGTTGAAAAAGAACTAGTAACTCCAAGTTTCGATGACAATCAAGATGACTCTGGTGAATATGGTTCTATGGAAaatatgtttttatttatgataAATGAGTTGAAACCtcattttaaagaaatgaTTTGTAACCAATACGCTTCCCATTCTTTcagattattattattaattctaTCATCCAAAACATTACCAAGCTCTACTAAAAACAATTCCATTTTACGTTCTAGGAGATCAAAAATTGCACGTAAGATGATCgatattaaagataatgaaGACTTCAACAAAGTTTACCAAACTCCTGGTTCTTTTAAAGCCGAGTTAGGTCAAATATTATCTTCACTGTATAAAGACTATACCAACAATGCCCCAAGTCGTAAAGAAATCAATCCTTCTGTTAGAACATCATTTAGAGAATTATGCATTGACAAAGTTGCCTCTTCTGTTATACAATTACTTATTCAAATTGAAGGTATCTTTGACAGAGACCGTTCTTTCTGGagattaatttttaataccGATGACAAGGCAGACccaaaagaagaatcatttattgaatacTTGTTATCTGATGCTGTCGGTTCTCACTTCTTTGAAACCGTTATAGGTCTTGGTAAGACCAAATACGTTGAGAGATTATACAATATTTACATTAAAGAACGTATTGGTAAATTAGCCAAAAGAGACGCTACAGGTGCATTTGTTGTTCAAGCTCTTTTAAAAACGTTAAAGCCAAAAGAAGTCAAAGAAATTTTGGATATAATTGTTCCTGAATTAAGCATgctattaaattcaaatatggATTTTGGTACCGCTATTATCGATGCAAGTAATAAGAATGGCcattatttaaaggaaGAAATAATCGAACAACTTGtgaagaaattttattCTAAAGATTCAGAAAACagaaatatattagaaAGTTGTTTGATGCTAAGCTCGTCCACTTTAGGTAACACTAAAGATGACTGGCCAACTTcagaagaaagaagaagatcattatttttagaagagttaataatatatgatGATAAATTCCTTGATATAACTGTAGATAGTATGTTGGCATTACCTGCTGAAAGATTATTACAAATGTGTTACCATGGTGTTTTTTCACATGTTGTGGAATCAATTTTAGTTACAAAAAAAGTTGAAATAATCAAGAGAAAACTGCTCTTAAACGTTCTCTGTAAAGATGTTGTTAACATGTCATGTAATGCTTACGGTTCTCATGTTATGGACAAGTTATGGGAATTCACTGCCAAATTGGCACTATACAAAGAACGTATTGCAAATGCGTTAGTAGCTGAATCTGAAAAGGTTAAGAACAGTACCTATGGTAGACAAGTGTGGAAAAACTGGAGCTTAGAATTATTTGTGAGAAGAAGATTTGATTGGAAAAGTATTGTTAGAGAGcaagatgaagaattattcCCAAATTCCAAACCTTTGCAACCTACACCTAAAGGAAACGGATTCAAGGgcaacaacaacagaaataatttcaacaaACGTCCATATGAAAACAATAGAGAGAACGACTCATCATATAAAAGATCCAGAAAGTAA
- the MRP8 gene encoding Mrp8p (similar to Saccharomyces cerevisiae MRP8 (YKL142W); ancestral locus Anc_5.248) gives MSGELEHLKKEVAKLNEIVKRQSMLISRTGQNVLEMQVSKQKHDVSKFGSSKGGSKGYSDSDLATNEDLIQLVGELQGQLDNMEDRSIRRIINSTKTAPDDIVAPIPNADSDILDAKDGLYPSTVKEFEDLTDLKLFKIAKFYELIPPSAKEEEEFEKYLEGKVENFHINDIPDEELQKQLFNYKKDQLDDLFNDLARYLGLRSRRNNDTW, from the coding sequence ATGTCTGGTGAATTAGAACATTTAAAGAAAGAGGTTGCTAAATTGAATGAGATTGTTAAGAGGCAGAGTATGTTGATCTCCAGAACTGGTCAGAACGTGTTAGAGATGCAAGTCTCGAAACAAAAGCACGATGTCTCGAAGTTTGGCTCATCCAAGGGGGGTTCTAAGGGATACTCAGACTCTGATCTGGCCACTAATGAAGACTTGATTCAACTGGTAGGAGAATTGCAAGGGCAGCTGGACAACATGGAAGATAGATCGATCAGGAGAATCATTAACTCCACTAAAACCGCTCCTGATGATATTGTGGCCCCTATTCCAAACGCCGATTCAGATATTTTGGATGCCAAAGATGGTTTATATCCATCCACTGtcaaagaatttgaagatcTAACTGATTTGAAACTGTTCAAGATTGCAAAGTTCTATGAATTGATCCCACCATCCGCaaaggaagaagaagaattcgAAAAATACCTTGAAGGTAAAGTAGAAAATTTCCACATTAATGATATCCCTGATGAGGAATTACAAAAACAATTGTTTAATTATAAGAAGGATCAATTGGATGATCTTTTTAACGATTTAGCAAGGTATTTGGGTTTACGCTCTAGGAGAAATAATGATACATGGTAA
- the LTV1 gene encoding ribosome biogenesis protein LTV1 (similar to Saccharomyces cerevisiae LTV1 (YKL143W); ancestral locus Anc_5.249), translated as MSKKFDKKSSQRYVVVHRPHDDPHFYDEDASKHILVPVTNPNERHGKGKGVDVSALPSLMGASKKKPSVDLANDHVGEAALYGITFDDSKYDYTQHLKPIGLDPANSVFIPSKDEAKEVPKKNIEDLFVEPSYRSTSDVAPVAVFQRGVATQEYLKHQEDAANEISGFRPDLDPSLREILEALDDEAYVVNEDVDVTEAIKKKGADAKKLEQQLAVEQDDDFFSELLAGGEAEDEEDVANEWDIDAEMNAYEDEHYQAELAQFDDINNLEDLQEMHYQADVMRFQKDRKHNEDLSGDELSQDDLESVDPQDEVEEEDGDFVGALPDFSKTKKVSGSKKRKDRHKKGAMSDISGFSMSSSAIARTEVMTVLDDHYDTIITGYDNYEEEQELDEEETTQPFDMEAERGDFESMLDDFLDNYELDNSGRKLVKKSAERDRLKEAADEVSKGKLSMRRKREQKKNQNQKPNGLAGLSNSLNGLHL; from the coding sequence ATGTCTAAAAAATTCGATAAGAAGAGTTCACAGAGATACGTTGTGGTGCATAGACCCCATGATGACCCCCATTTCTACGACGAGGATGCTAGTAAGCATATTCTGGTTCCTGTTACAAACCCAAATGAGAGACATGGCAAAGGCAAAGGTGTTGACGTATCTGCTTTGCCCAGTTTGATGGGAGCTTCTAAGAAGAAACCGTCCGTTGACCTTGCAAATGACCATGTTGGCGAGGCTGCGTTGTATGGTATCACTTTCGATGATTCCAAGTACGATTACACGCAGCATTTGAAACCTATTGGTCTAGACCCTGCAAACTCAGTGTTTATTCCCTCTAAGGACGAGGCGAAAGAAGTCCCTAAGAAGAACATCGAGGATCTGTTTGTGGAACCCAGTTATAGATCGACGAGTGACGTTGCTCCCGTCGCTGTGTTCCAAAGAGGCGTGGCCACTCAGGAGTACTTGAAACATCAGGAGGATGCGGCGAACGAGATCAGCGGGTTCAGACCAGACCTGGACCCGTCTTTAAGAGAGATCTTGGAAGCATTGGATGACGAAGCATATGTGGTCAATGAGGATGTCGACGTCACAGAAGCTATCAAGAAGAAAGGTGCAGATGCCAAGAAACTGGAACAACAGCTGGCGGTCGAACAAGACGACGACTTCTTTTCAGAACTATTGGCAGGTGGCGAAGCTGAAGACGAGGAAGATGTCGCCAACGAATGGGATATTGATGCAGAAATGAACGCGTATGAGGATGAGCACTACCAGGCAGAGTTAGCCCAGTTCGACGATATCAACAACTTGGAGGACTTGCAAGAAATGCACTACCAGGCAGATGTGATGAGGTTCCAAAAGGATCGCAAGCACAATGAAGACCTGTCCGGCGATGAGCTCTCCCAGGATGACCTGGAAAGCGTAGATCCCCAGGATGAAgtggaagaagaagatggaGACTTCGTTGGAGCTCTGCCAGATTTCTCTAAAACCAAAAAAGTATCGGGTAGCAAGAAGAGAAAAGACCGTCACAAAAAGGGTGCCATGTCAGACATCTCTGGGTTCTCCATGAGTTCCAGTGCCATTGCCCGTACAGAAGTGATGACTGTGTTGGACGACCACTACGATACCATTATCACCGGTTACGATAACTACGAAGAAGAGCAAGAACtcgatgaagaagaaacaacCCAACCATTCGATATGGAGGCCGAGCGTGGAGATTTCGAGTCCATGTTGGATGATTTCCTAGACAACTACGAGCTAGATAACAGTGGCCGTAAACTGGTCAAGAAGAGTGCCGAAAGAGACCGTCTGAAAGAGGCTGCTGACGAAGTCAGCAAGGGTAAGCTGTCGATGAGAAGAAAACGTGAACAGAAAAAGAACCAGAATCAAAAACCAAACGGTCTCGCCGGCTTGTCCAATAGCTTAAACGGTTTACATTTATGA
- the RPC25 gene encoding DNA-directed RNA polymerase III subunit RPC25 (similar to Saccharomyces cerevisiae RPC25 (YKL144C); ancestral locus Anc_5.250), which yields MFILSLMSDLVRVLPEQFNLDNVTAITHQLNGKYANKIIAHLGLCVAVYDVLEVDEGQLRPGDGSSYINVRFRALIFKPFIGEIVTGWITKCTVDGIKVSLSGMFEDIFIPKNMLFEGCHFSVNENAWVWPMDEDTELYFDINEKIRFRVEQEVFIDVKPKSPKERDQEEKAKENGELETTEKLPSYAILGSCQTDGMGLVSWWE from the coding sequence atgtttattttatcgTTAATGAGCGACTTGGTGAGGGTGCTTCCTGAGCAATTCAATCTGGATAACGTTACTGCCATCACTCATCAATTGAACGGCAAGTATGCCAATAAGATCATTGCCCATCTAGGGCTTTGCGTGGCGGTTTACGATGTGTTGGAAGTCGATGAAGGACAGCTGAGGCCTGGGGACGGGTCCTCGTACATTAATGTGAGGTTTCGTGCGTTGATATTCAAACCATTCATTGGGGAAATTGTCACTGGATGGATCACGAAATGCACGGTGGACGGGATCAAGGTGTCGTTATCAGGCATGTTTGAAGATATATTCATTCCAAAGAACATGCTGTTTGAAGGGTGTCATTTCTCAGTGAATGAGAATGCATGGGTATGGCCTATGGACGAAGACACAGAGTTGTACTTTGACATCAACGAAAAGATTAGGTTCAGGGTCGAGCAAGAAGTGTTCATCGACGTCAAACCCAAATCGCCGAAGGAGAGAgatcaagaagaaaaagcCAAGGAAAATGGCGAGCTTGAAACTACTGAAAAGCTTCCCTCATACGCAATCCTGGGGAGCTGTCAAACAGATGGCATGGGACTAGTAAGCTGGTGGGAATAG
- the ENP1 gene encoding snoRNA-binding rRNA-processing protein ENP1 (similar to Saccharomyces cerevisiae ENP1 (YBR247C); ancestral locus Anc_6.165), with translation MGRATSSRAGKQRHDPLLKDIDSAEGILNSRQKKKGKKGARKDGVDDGDDENGEGEAFIDARASRKILQLAKEQQDEIKEEEGVVARDAANAKARFKHLNYADDDDDEDEEDYNNEDISDFEPEDYDGAEGADEEEVIEIDEEDAAMFEQYFKKSEDFTSDGGAYNLADKIMASIRQKEEQVDFQKGSEQDSGFENRNVSGLRSGEGVALPEKVIRAYTTIGTILRTWTHGKLPKLFKVIPSLRNWQDVLYVTNPDEWSPHVVYEATKLFVSNMQAKEAQKFINIILLERFRTNIEDSEDHSLNYHVYRAIKKSLYKPSAFFKGFLFPLVEGGCNIREATIAGSVLAKISIPALHSSAALSYLLKLPFSPATTVFIKVLLEKKYALPYQTVDECVYYFMRFRILDDGSNGEDAIRTLPVVWHKAFLLFAQRYKNDITEDQRDFLMETIRQRGHKEIGPEIRRELLAGHSREFVTEPTNDDLMIDVN, from the coding sequence ATGGGTAGAGCTACTTCTTCTAGAGCTGGTAAGCAAAGACACGATCCGTTgttaaaagatattgatTCTGCAGAAGGTATCTTGAATAGTCgtcaaaagaagaaaggGAAGAAGGGTGCACGCAAAGATGGTGTGGATGATGGAGATGATGAGAATGGAGAAGGGGAAGCTTTTATTGATGCTAGAGCCTCGAGGAAGATTTTACAGCTTGCTAAGGAACAACAAGATGAGATCaaggaagaagaaggtgTTGTCGCTAGAGATGCTGCTAATGCAAAAGCTAGGTTCAAACATTTGAATTACGCTGACGACGACGATGATGAGGATGAGGAGGACTATAACAATGAAGATATATCCGACTTCGAGCCAGAAGATTACGACGGTGCAGAGGGTGCAGACGAAGAAGAAGTGATCGAGATCGATGAAGAAGACGCTGCAATGTTTGAGcaatatttcaagaaaTCTGAGGACTTTACCTCCGATGGTGGTGCTTACAATTTAGCAGACAAGATCATGGCCTCTATCAGGCAAAAAGAAGAGCAAGTGGACTTTCAAAAAGGATCTGAACAAGATTCTGGTTTCGAGAACAGAAATGTTTCCGGTTTGAGAAGTGGAGAAGGTGTTGCATTACCAGAAAAGGTTATTAGAGCTTACACCACTATTGGTACGATTTTGAGGACTTGGACCCACGGTAAGCTGCCAAAACTATTCAAGGTTATTCCATCATTGAGAAACTGGCAAGATGTGCTGTATGTGACAAATCCGGACGAATGGTCCCCTCATGTGGTATATGAAGCAACAAAACTATTTGTTTCCAATATGCAAGCTAAAGAAGCtcaaaaatttatcaatatcatccTATTGGAAAGATTCCGTACAAACATCGAAGACTCAGAAGATCATAGTTTGAACTATCATGTCTACCGTGCTATTAAGAAATCTTTATATAAACCAAGTGCATTTTTTAAAGGGTTCCTATTCCCACTCGTAGAAGGTGGTTGTAATATCCGTGAAGCCACCATTGCTGGTAGTGTTTTGGCCAAAATCTCTATACCAGCGTTACACTCATCCGCTGCATTAAGTTATTTGTTGAAATTACCATTCTCGCCAGCTACCACAGTGTTTATTAAAGTTTTACTGGAGAAGAAATACGCTTTACCATACCAAACTGTAGATGAATGTGTTTACTACTTCATGAGATTTAGAATATTAGATGATGGAAGTAATGGGGAAGATGCAATAAGAACATTGCCAGTTGTATGGCACAAGGCCTTTTTATTGTTTGCCCAACGTTATAAGAATGATATCACTGAAGATCAAAGAGATTTCCTAATGGAAACTATTCGTCAAAGAGGTCACAAAGAAATAGGACCTGAAATCAGAAGGGAATTGCTTGCTGGACACTCCAGAGAATTCGTAACAGAACCAACTAACGATGATCTGATGATTGACGTCAATTag
- the USE1 gene encoding SNAP receptor USE1 (similar to Saccharomyces cerevisiae USE1 (YGL098W); ancestral locus Anc_6.164), whose product MSDKIQERLVNIASELDERMESQEDPFLMYLLNNKQDKNISFLRRSKLKGDAIVNSELLKSWQLKFSKLEYASKSNKYKYLNKLQKEYNKLQEESKRRRLTVDFDSNEAVDTVRDIAEDKIESIADEGDGFTSSIEQEDEGLVQLRKRLLGGLNDGDGTNAAESYNKTVENQIEENEGLQNGLIEDMTKLVSSLKEGATAFQNALDEDKNVLGAAEIGMQVASKSLTNVSGKLKSYDRKKLGYLFYVCVSIFMVLGLFTTFIIIKLFPAL is encoded by the coding sequence ATGAGTGATAAAATTCAAGAGAGGTTGGTAAACATTGCTTCTGAATTAGACGAACGAATGGAGTCTCAAGAAGACCCATTCTTGATGTATCTGTTGAATAACAAGCAAGATAAGAACATCAGCTTTCTGAGGAGGTCCAAATTGAAAGGTGATGCCATTGTGAACTCAGAGTTGCTTAAGAGTTGGCAATTGAAATTCAGTAAGCTAGAATATGCATCGAAATCGAATAAGTATAAGTATTTGAACAAATTGCAGAAAGAATACAACAAATTACAGGAGGAATCCAAAAGACGTAGGCTGACAGTAGACTTCGACTCCAATGAAGCTGTTGACACAGTGAGGGACATTGCTGAAGACAAGATAGAGAGTATTGCTGATGAAGGAGATGGGTTTACCTCTAGCATTGAACAAGAAGATGAAGGACTTGTTCAGTTAAGGAAAAGGCTATTGGGTGGGTTGAACGATGGAGATGGTACAAATGCAGCAGAAAGCTACAACAAGACTGTTGAAAACCAAATAGAAGAAAACGAAGGTTTGCAAAATGGCTTGATTGAAGACATGACAAAATTAGTCTCAAGCTTGAAAGAAGGTGCCACTGCATTTCAAAATGCTCTTGATGAGGATAAGAATGTACTAGGTGCTGCCGAAATTGGTATGCAGGTGGCATCAAAGAGTTTGACAAATGTTAGCGGTAAATTAAAATCCTATGATAGAAAGAAATTGGgctatttattttatgtcTGTGTATCAATATTCATGGTACTGGGTCTATTTACAAcgtttattattattaaactaTTTCCTGCATTATAA
- the TPHA0N01060 gene encoding glutathione peroxidase (similar to Saccharomyces cerevisiae GPX2 (YBR244W); ancestral locus Anc_6.160): MTTDQVEVDFYGFKPLDSEGKPFDFEQLRGKVVLIVNVASHCGFTPQYKDLEYLHRKYNRKGLVILGFPCNQFGHQEPGSNYEISKFCTLNFGITFPILNKINVNGVYSDPLYKYLKERKLDSAGLKGIKWNFEKFLVSSEGEVYGRYSSLMSPLELESDISTLIEQNQTAHAT; encoded by the coding sequence ATGACTACAGATCAAGTTGAAGTGGACTTCTATGGGTTCAAACCATTAGATTCGGAAGGGAAACCCTTTGATTTTGAACAGTTACGTGGGAAAGTGGTTCTGATTGTGAATGTTGCTTCACATTGTGGGTTTACTCCGCAGTACAAAGATTTAGAATATCTGCATCGTAAATATAATCGAAAAGGTTTGGTGATTCTTGGATTCCCATGCAATCAATTTGGCCATCAAGAACCAGGCTCGAATTATGAGATAAGCAAATTCTGTACGTTGAATTTCGGTATCACGTTCCCTATACTGAACAAGATTAATGTCAATGGAGTTTACTCAGATCCTctttataaatatctaaAAGAGAGAAAGTTGGACTCGGCAGGATTGAAAGGTATCAAATGGAACTTTGAGAAGTTTCTAGTTAGTTCTGAGGGTGAAGTGTATGGAAGATATTCATCTTTGATGTCACCTCTTGAGCTGGAATCCGATATCTCTACACTGATAGAACAAAATCAAACTGCACACGCCACATAG
- the SEH1 gene encoding Seh1p (similar to Saccharomyces cerevisiae SEH1 (YGL100W); ancestral locus Anc_6.159): MRPFDSGHEDLVHDVAYDFYGRHLATCSSDQHIKVFRLDKETNDWVLSDSWKAHDSSIVAVDWANPEYGRLIVSASYDKTIKIWEEDPDQEECSGRRWTKLCTLNDSKGSIYSVKFAPSHLGLRLASIGNDGIIRIYESLDPADLRSWSLTTTVKVLSVAPASHLQSDFCLSWCPSKFQSEKLAVCVLDQGMIYQRNPADSKLQVVGKLAGHTGLIRSVSWAPSIGRNYQLVATGCKDGKVRIYKITEPELDASDSSTSEPLTREDTPISTNSGSAALRASTTSVTTPKSTLPALKIELISEHEDHNGEEVWSVSWNLTGTILSSAGGDGKVRLWKSTYSNDFRCMSIISAQQ; the protein is encoded by the coding sequence ATGAGGCCTTTTGATAGTGGTCACGAAGATCTGGTCCATGACGTTGCATACGACTTCTATGGAAGACATCTAGCCACTTGCTCGTCCGATCAACATATCAAGGTGTTCAGACTGGATAAGGAAACCAACGATTGGGTTTTAAGTGATTCTTGGAAGGCTCATGACAGTAGCATTGTGGCTGTAGATTGGGCAAACCCTGAGTATGGCCGTTTGATTGTCAGTGCCTCCTATGACAAGACTATCAAGATATGGGAAGAAGATCCCGATCAAGAAGAGTGTTCTGGCCGTCGTTGGACCAAACTATGTACTTTGAATGACTCCAAAGGCTCTATTTACAGTGTTAAATTTGCTCCATCGCATCTAGGTTTAAGATTGGCTAGTATTGGTAACGATGGTATCATACGTATATATGAGTCATTGGACCCTGCAGACTTGAGATCCTGGAGTCTCACCACAACAGTGAAAGTGCTGAGCGTAGCGCCAGCTAGTCATTTGCAAAGTGACTTCTGTCTGTCATGGTGTCCTTCTAAATTTCAAAGTGAGAAACTAGCAGTATGCGTATTGGACCAAGGAATGATCTATCAACGTAACCCAGCCGACAGCAAGTTGCAAGTAGTTGGAAAACTGGCTGGACACACGGGCCTGATCCGTAGTGTCAGTTGGGCCCCATCTATTGGACGTAATTATCAACTAGTAGCCACGGGATGCAAGGATGGCAAAGTACGTATATACAAAATCACAGAGCCGGAACTAGATGCGTCAGACTCGTCAACATCGGAACCGCTGACTAGAGAGGACACTCCGATCTCCACGAACTCTGGTTCAGCTGCACTGAGAGCCAGCACCACATCTGTCACAACACCAAAAAGCACGTTGCCTGCATTGAAAATCGAACTCATCAGCGAACATGAAGACCACAACGGTGAAGAAGTATGGTCTGTCTCATGGAACTTAACAGGAACCATCCTAAGCAGTGCAGGTGGAGACGGCAAAGTCAGACTCTGGAAGTCCACTTACTCAAACGATTTCAGATGTATGAGCATAATCTCAGCACAACAGTAA